In one Verrucomicrobiales bacterium genomic region, the following are encoded:
- a CDS encoding ABC transporter ATP-binding protein has product MSFLEMKGVSKGFGVPGHRTEVLHDLNLSIRSGEFVAIVGYSGAGKTTLVSLIAGLLRPDVGSLTLNGKEITQPGPDRGIVFQNYSLLPWLSVYENIYLAVDQVFSDWTADQKRKQVDRYIAMVNLTPARHKLPSELSGGMRQRVSVARALAMDPQMLLMDEPLSALDALTRATLQDEIARIWEEGRKTVVLVTNDPDEGIYLADRIIPLTAGPKATLGPSITVDLPRPRDRKELNHSPRFKEIRREVLDYLLSHGTKQKTSVAKTLILPDLEPEDLSVPPPLLGSRKRPIRRRELKREVVEIE; this is encoded by the coding sequence ATGTCATTCTTGGAAATGAAGGGGGTTAGCAAGGGATTCGGCGTGCCGGGACACCGCACCGAAGTCCTGCACGACTTGAATCTGTCAATCCGGAGCGGAGAGTTTGTGGCGATCGTGGGTTACTCGGGCGCCGGAAAAACCACTTTGGTTTCTCTCATCGCCGGCTTGCTCCGTCCCGATGTAGGGAGCTTGACCCTCAACGGCAAGGAGATCACGCAACCCGGGCCTGATCGGGGCATCGTCTTTCAGAACTACTCGCTACTGCCCTGGCTGAGTGTTTATGAGAACATCTATCTCGCGGTCGATCAGGTGTTCTCCGATTGGACCGCCGATCAAAAGCGAAAGCAGGTCGACCGCTATATCGCCATGGTCAACCTGACTCCAGCCCGCCACAAACTCCCCAGCGAGTTGAGCGGGGGGATGCGCCAGCGCGTCAGCGTGGCCCGCGCTTTGGCCATGGACCCCCAAATGCTCCTCATGGATGAACCCCTCAGCGCACTCGACGCTCTTACCCGAGCCACGCTGCAGGATGAGATCGCCCGCATCTGGGAAGAGGGGCGGAAGACGGTCGTGCTCGTCACGAACGATCCTGACGAAGGAATCTATTTGGCCGATCGCATCATCCCATTGACCGCCGGACCGAAGGCGACCCTGGGACCGTCCATCACCGTGGATCTTCCTCGGCCGCGTGATCGGAAAGAGCTCAACCATTCGCCACGGTTTAAGGAGATTCGGCGCGAGGTTCTGGACTACTTGCTGAGCCACGGCACTAAACAGAAGACCTCGGTGGCCAAGACGCTGATACTGCCCGATCTGGAGCCGGAGGATCTGTCGGTGCCACCCCCATTGCTCGGATCACGAAAGCGACCGATCCGGCGCCGCGAGCTCAAGCGCGAAGTGGTCGAGATCGAGTGA
- the ntrB gene encoding nitrate ABC transporter permease, which produces MKSFTGDWLVLPLLGFLLTLILWYATSKTVSKELPSPYQTWLDSKEYVLKPFEKRGEMDQGILRFTWYSLILVAKGYVIALLVGTPLGFVLGLSKSFAKAFDPLIQILRPVSPLAWLPLGMVLFLSAGKNASELGALFTIAICAMWPTVLNTAVGVRSIPQDYINVGKVLKLSRTKMLTKVLIPATLPYMFTGFRLSLGIAWLVIVAAEMLTGRPGVGGFLWQAYNAPNYSQMILCIIVIGLVGFALDRLMSVVEVRFKTI; this is translated from the coding sequence ATGAAAAGCTTTACCGGTGATTGGCTGGTGCTCCCGCTGCTGGGTTTCTTGCTGACTTTGATCCTCTGGTATGCGACGAGCAAGACGGTGTCTAAGGAGCTTCCTTCGCCTTATCAAACCTGGCTGGACAGCAAGGAGTACGTGCTGAAACCATTCGAAAAACGCGGGGAGATGGACCAGGGAATCCTGCGGTTCACTTGGTATTCACTCATCCTGGTCGCCAAGGGCTACGTGATCGCGTTGCTGGTCGGAACCCCGCTTGGCTTCGTGTTGGGTCTGTCGAAGAGCTTCGCCAAAGCTTTCGATCCGCTGATCCAAATCCTTCGCCCGGTGTCGCCACTCGCGTGGCTGCCGCTGGGGATGGTCTTGTTCCTGAGCGCTGGCAAAAATGCATCGGAACTGGGTGCGTTGTTCACCATTGCGATCTGCGCCATGTGGCCGACGGTGCTCAACACCGCGGTTGGGGTCCGCTCGATTCCCCAGGACTACATCAATGTGGGGAAGGTGCTAAAGCTCTCGCGAACCAAGATGCTCACCAAGGTGCTCATCCCTGCCACGCTCCCCTACATGTTCACCGGTTTTCGTCTCAGCCTCGGAATCGCTTGGCTGGTGATCGTTGCGGCGGAGATGTTGACCGGGAGGCCGGGAGTCGGCGGGTTCCTGTGGCAGGCCTATAACGCACCGAACTACTCTCAAATGATTCTCTGCATCATCGTCATCGGGTTGGTGGGTTTTGCCTTGGACCGCCTCATGAGTGTTGTCGAGGTTCGGTTCAAAACCATCTGA
- a CDS encoding ABC transporter substrate-binding protein, translated as MIQSRPIASRKSSRRQFLRTSAGGTLAGALLSGVPLGWAGRAFADDSPESPNVRFGIIALTDCSSIVIAHEKGLFKKYGINSVIAKGANWAAIRDSLSNGDNQATHMLFGMPIASTMGLAGSPKRPMVIPWIINRNGQAITLKLDWKGKVKADPKELKPFVDKAKKLGEPLTFAMTFPPGTHAMWMRYYLGAGGINPDKDVALITIPPPQMVANMKVGKMDGFCVGEPWNARSVADKVGFTSITTQELWKDHPEKVCAFTADFAEKNPKTVKAVLKGLHEASVWLDKLENRPEQSEIVSRPTYINCPKDMILGRLLGDHDYGDGRVTKDPNYMIFSDRNTNFPQPKYAKWWLSQFRRWGLVSGSPDYEGITKQVVRPDIYEEAMKEIGYTHGGMNNAPETLFDGVKFDPADPESYAKSFPVHSLKG; from the coding sequence ATGATCCAATCTCGACCTATTGCATCGCGGAAATCCTCACGCCGCCAGTTTCTCCGGACTTCCGCCGGCGGCACACTGGCGGGTGCCCTGTTGAGCGGCGTTCCGCTGGGTTGGGCCGGACGGGCCTTCGCCGACGACAGCCCCGAGTCGCCGAACGTGCGTTTCGGAATTATCGCGCTCACGGACTGCTCCTCGATCGTGATTGCTCACGAAAAGGGGCTCTTCAAGAAGTACGGCATTAACTCGGTGATCGCGAAAGGCGCGAACTGGGCTGCGATTCGAGACTCGCTCTCGAACGGGGATAATCAAGCCACCCATATGCTCTTCGGAATGCCGATTGCCTCGACCATGGGGTTGGCTGGATCTCCGAAGCGGCCCATGGTTATACCCTGGATCATCAACCGCAATGGGCAGGCCATCACTCTCAAGCTCGACTGGAAGGGTAAAGTGAAAGCAGATCCCAAGGAGCTGAAGCCCTTCGTCGACAAGGCGAAGAAGCTGGGCGAGCCGCTGACCTTCGCCATGACGTTCCCACCGGGAACCCACGCGATGTGGATGCGCTACTACCTGGGCGCCGGCGGGATCAACCCCGATAAGGATGTGGCGCTGATCACGATTCCGCCTCCGCAAATGGTGGCGAACATGAAAGTTGGCAAGATGGACGGGTTTTGCGTAGGCGAGCCTTGGAACGCCCGATCGGTTGCAGACAAGGTTGGATTCACGTCGATCACAACCCAAGAGTTGTGGAAGGATCATCCCGAAAAAGTCTGCGCCTTCACGGCTGACTTCGCAGAGAAGAATCCCAAGACCGTCAAGGCCGTCCTCAAGGGCCTGCACGAAGCCAGCGTCTGGTTGGACAAACTGGAGAACCGGCCGGAGCAGTCCGAAATCGTCAGCCGACCCACTTACATCAATTGTCCGAAGGACATGATCCTCGGGCGGCTGTTGGGCGACCACGACTATGGAGACGGCCGTGTCACCAAGGATCCGAACTACATGATTTTTAGCGACCGCAATACCAATTTTCCTCAGCCCAAGTACGCCAAGTGGTGGCTTTCCCAGTTCCGCCGCTGGGGCTTGGTGAGCGGCAGCCCCGACTACGAGGGCATTACCAAACAGGTGGTCCGACCGGACATCTACGAAGAGGCGATGAAGGAGATCGGCTACACGCACGGGGGAATGAACAACGCCCCTGAGACGCTTTTTGACGGAGTGAAGTTTGATCCTGCCGATCCTGAGTCCTACGCCAAATCTTTCCCGGTTCACTCGCTCAAAGGCTAA